CTGATAACCCGGCGAAGTCCCCACCAGACTGGCCCTCGAGGAGCACTGCCGCTCGGCCCCATTCCCTCTAGCCTGACCATGCCTCTGCCTGGCCACCTTCTGCCCGCCCTGGTCCTGCTCCTGGGTGAGTCATCAGGTCCGGCTCCTGAAGCAGAGGTGCTGGGCCTGCATGGAAGGGGCATTGCAAGGCCCAGGCTGAGCCCCTGGGGTCCTGGGGTTGCCCCACTGGGGAAGGGGCAAGAGTTCTGCTCTCCCTGGTCCCAGTCCCACCCAGGCCCCAAGGCAGGAGGGCCCTGGAGGCAGATGCTAGTCTGCCACTCTTGGACCAGATGGAGGCTGAGGGGGCCTGGGCCACTTCCCCTTGGGGAGCACCCTCTTGGAAGCCCCTCCATTTCCCTGCTGggctcctgctcccttccccaggAGGTCTCTCACATTGGGAACCCGTGGTCCCATGCTTGCCCACGTTCCCCATCCTGACGTGCAGCAGCCTCTGGGGCCAGATGTGCTCTGCTTGGCCCTGACAGGGAGCCCCCAGCTGGTAGTTCTCTGTGGGTCTCAGCCCCCCAACTATGGACCCAGCCCCCTCTCTGCCTGATCTCCTGGCCTGAGCCCCAAAGCAGGGTGACCAACGTTTTGGGCTGCCCGGGTAGGAGGGGTTTCTGGGATGTGGGACGGTCCTGGGCAAACCGGGAGGGGAGTCATTCTGCCCCAGGCCACCTGGCTGTCTCTGCTGGCAGCAGGGTTCCCAGGCTGGGCCTGGGTCCCCAACCACTGCAAGACCCCCAGCGAGGCCGTGTGCAACTTCGTGTGTGACTGCAGGGACTGCTCCGATGAGGCCCAGTGCGGTAAGCCAGGGCTGGGACGGATCAGGCAGGGCTAGCCCTCTGCGAGCTGCTCACCTGACTGCCCGCTCTCCCAGGTTACCAGGGGGCTTCACCCACCGTGGGCGCCCCCTTTGTCTGCGACTTTGAGCAGGACTCCTGTGGCTGGCGGGACATCAGCACCTCCGGCTACAGCTGGCTCCGAGACCGGGCAGGAGCTGTGCTGGAGGGTCCAGGGCCACACTCAGACCACACTCTCGGCACCGACCTGGGTGAGGCCTGGGCCGGTCTCCCTTGCCACCCCCTTGGCTCTTTGCTTCCTGCCCTGTCTCCTGACCTCTGGGCCCGACAGGCTGGTACATGGCTGTTGGCACGCACCGTGGGAAGGAGGTGTCCACTGCAGCCCTGCGCTCTCCCATCCTGCATGAGGCAGGCCCTGCCTGTGAGCTGAGGCTCTGGTACCACACGGCCTCTGGAGGTGCACACCCAGGCCCTGGGACCCAGGTCGGGGCACCCCAAGGGGAGGGACCAGGAAAGGAAGGGGGACTGCTGCAGAGACTAGGTAGGCACcaaaggaggggcagggagcctggggcagggcacaggcagcaggctggggagCCACCGGGGGCCTaagctgccccaggccccacccactgCAGATGTGGCTGAGCTGCGCCTGGAGCTGACCCACAGTATGGAGACACTGACCCTGTGGCAGAGCTcagggccctggggcccaggctggcaGGAGCTGGTGGTGGCCACCGGCCGCATCCGGGGCAACTTCCAAGTGAGCTGGGAGCTGGCCTGGATGGTGGGGGAAGCAGGAAGGGTCTGAGCCCTGACTCAGGTCCTAATGACCCCATTCTCCTCAGGTGACCTTCTCTGCTACCCGAAATGCTACCCACAGGGGCACTGTGGCCTTGGACGACCTGGCCTTCTGGGGCTGTGGACTGCCCAGTAAGGCCCCATGCCGTGGACCCACACCTGGTGGGCAGGGGGTTGCAGAGCTCCTCGCTGCTCTCTGCCGGCTCCGATGGTCTCGAACCTCTCCcccagctgcccctgcccctgggtCTTGGGGCCATGCTGATGGGTTAACCCTCCCCAACTCTAGCCCCCCAGGCGCGCTGCCTCCCGGGCCATCATCATTGCCAGAACAAGGCCTGCGTGGAGCCCCATCAGCTGTGCGACGGGGACGACAACTGTGGGGATGGTTCAGATGAGGACACTCCTCTCTGCAGTGAGCAGCGTCAGGGGCTGCAAAATCATTTAGAGAACACGGGAGGGACTGTCCCTTGGCACAGTCCTTCTCGGGGTGGGGTAGCTAGTGTCCCCCTGGAGCTGGAGCCATGTGGCCTGGGGCCCGGGAAAGAGGCCCAGCTCCAAAGCCTGAGCCCTGCTTCGCACCCTAGGCCACCACATGGCCACTAACTTTGAGACAGGCCTGGGCCTGTGGGACAATTTGGAGGGCTGGGCCCGGAACCACAGCACGAGTAGCCCCGAGCGCCCCGCCTGGCCACGCCGTGACCACAGCTGGAACAGCGCACAGGGTGAGGCCCCTAGGGACTCCCAGCCACCGCCCAGGCCCACGCCCGGCCACTGCACCCACGGCCCCCCTGGCCCACTCCTGCCGTCTCCCCAGGCTCCTTCCTGGTCTCCGTGGCCGAGCCCAGCGCCCCTGCCATCTTGTCCAGTCCTGAGTTCCAAGCCTCAGGCCCCCACAACTGCTCGGTAAGGCAGGTGAGGGGACGCGGGGCTGCCTGTGCTGGCTGCCCAGGCCCCGGAGCGTCTTCCCTGACCCTGGGTCCCTTCGCAGCTTGTCTTCTATCACTACCTGCACGGCTCTGAGGCTGGCAGCCTCCAGCTGCTCCTGCAGACTGGGGGCCCCGGAGCCCCCCAGGCCCCCGTCCTGCTGCGCAGGCGTCATGGGGAGCTGGGGGCCATGTGGGTCCGAGACCGAGTTGACATCCAGAGCAAGCACCCCTTCCGGGTGAGGCCAGCGAGGGCAGCggttggggcagaggtggggaggctggggcatgggagagcaggggaagggagCTTAGGGAGCTGGGCGTGGGGCCCAGCCAGGCTGTCTCAGCAGGAAGCTGGCTGGCTTGTCTAGGAGCTGTGGGAGCAGGCCGGGGGAAGGAGGGATCCCTCCTGACGAGTGCAGGGGGTGGTGACGGGAGGGGTATCCAGTGACGGGTGACATACAAGGTGTGGGTCAGCAGAGAGACGGCTCAAGGGAGCAGATTGTGGTGACGACAGAGGGGTGCTGGGGCACCCCCTGAGTCCCCTCTGCCCTCAGATCGTCCTGGCGGGGCAGACAGGGCCGGGGGGCATTGTGGGCCTGGATGACCTCATCCTGTCAGACCACTGCAAACCAGTCCTGGGTGAGCCTGCTGAGCCCCTCCCACCAAGGAGaagcacagcccctccccccaccccatcccccactcTCCCCTGACCCCAGTTCTGTCCCCACAGTGGTGTCTGGCCCACCTCCGGGGCTCTGGGCCCCAGTGCCCTGGCCCCAGCCATCCAGCCTGCAGCCCTGGGATTTCTGTGAGCCAGGACATCTCTCCTGTGGGGACCTGTGTGTCCCCCCAgagcagctgtgtgacttccaGCAGCAGTGCATGGGGGGCGAGGACGAGCAGGAGTGTGGTGAGGGGCTGTCAGAGCTGGGTGGGagtcctccctccttccagaccCTCCCCACTGCAAGAGCtgagctgggtgggggtgggggccaacccagtggtgtagtggttaagttagcacacttatgcttcagcagcccggggttcgtgcgttcagatcccgggaacagacctacacactgttcatcaaggcatgctgaggtggcaacccacatacaaagtgcaGGAAGACtcgccagatgttagctcagcgacagtattcctcatacacaaaaaaacAAGAGCTGAGTGGGGGGCCCTGGGGCCATTCAGCACGCTCTGCTGTTGCAGGCACCACGGACTTCGAGACCCCCAtggctgggggttgggaggaTGCCAGCGTGGGGCGGCTGCAGTGGGGGCGTCACCTGGCCCAGGAAAGCAGGGTCCCTAGCACCCATGCCAGCGGGGCTGCTGCTGGTGAGGCCGGAGTCCCCCATCCCAGCGGCCTGGAACCTGCCTCTGAACTGCACCCCATAGGGGCCCCTGCTCTGCCTCTCTTCACTAGGGGCTCTGAGTTGGGGGTCTCCAGAAGCAATCAGCTCTGAGTGGCCTTGCTTTTCCCCAGGGTACTTCCTGTCCGTGCAAAGAGCCTGGGGGCAGCTGACGGCGGAGGCCCGGGTTCTCACAccagccctgggcccctcagGCCCCCGCTGTGAACTCCACATGGCTTACTATTTTCAGAGTCACCCCCAAGGTACCACCATTTCCCTGGACCCTCTACTCAGCCCTGGGGCGGGTGAGAGCTCCCATGGTCTGCCCTGCAGTGGAGGTGTCAGGCCGGACCCACAGTGACCCCCTCGGCAGGCTTCCTGGCGCTGGTCGTGGTGGAGGATGGCAACCGCGAGCTGGTGTGGCAAGTCCCAAGCAGCAGCAGCGGAGGCTGGAAGGTGGACACGGTGCTTCTTGGGGCACGCCACCGGCCCTTCTGGGTGAGGAGGACAGCCGGGGGGGTGTGGTGAACAGAGCTGGCCCTGACTTAACAGCCCCTTCCACCTGCCTCCCATGAAGCTGGAGTTTGTTGGCCTGGTGGACTTGGATGGCCCTGGGCACCAGGGCGCGGGGGTGGACAACCTGATCATGAAGGACTGCAGCCCCACGGCGACCAGCGAGTCAGACACAGGTCCTTCTTGTTGCTCCCAGTCCCCACCCAGGGCTTCCCACCTAGACCACCTGGAGGGGTCCCAGGGAGCCCCCGCTTCAGAGGGCAAGTCTCCCACCCTGTCAGGCAGGACTCGGGAGGGGTGTAGGGCTGGGGCGGAGTGTGCTTACCCCCATGGCCCTACCCCCAGAGATCTCATGTAACTTTGAGCGGGACACATGCGGCTGGCACATCAGCCACCTCACAGACAGTCACTGGCACCGCATGGAGAGCCATGGCCCTGGGTACGACCACACCACAGGCCGAGGTACAGCGGGACGCCCAGACCTGGGGTGCAGCTCTCAGACTGGGGGAACTCCCACACTGCAGGGGGCTCTCAGAGGGGGGTTCTCAGCCTCAAGGGGCTCCCAGACATGGGGGTGAAGGGAGCGAGCTCACACTGGGCCACGCCCTCCTGGAGCCTGGCATCTCTGCAGCTCAGTCCCGCGTCCCTCTGCAGGCTACTTCATGCTCCTCGACCCCACAGACCCCCCAGCCCGGGGCCCTGGTGCCCAGCTGCTCACCCAGCCCCAGGTGCCGGCAGGCTCTCGGGAGTGTCTCTCCTTCTGGTACCACCTTCACGGACCCCAGATCGGTAAGTGACCCTGTGGGGCTTTGAGTTCTGTCTCTCTCGGCCCCTCAGGGACTTTGGAGGGAGCGGGAAGCCATCAGAAGTTGGGACTTGGTCCCCTCcacaccctgcccctcccctagGGACGCTGCGCCTGGTGATGAGACGGGATGGGGAGGTGGACACACACCTGTGGTCACGCTCTGGCACCCATGGCAACCGCTGGCACGAGGCCTGGGCCACCCTCCACCACCAGCTGGACTCTGGCACCAAGTACCAAGTGAGGTGGGGTGCCCAGGTGGTGGGGGCAGGACAAAGCCCCAGCCGGCTAACACCCTCTGTCCCCAGTTGCTGTTCGAGGGCCTCCGGAACGGGTACCACGGCACCATGGCGCTGGATGACGTGGCTGTGCGGCCTGGGCCCTGCTGGGCTCCCAAACGCTGCTCCTTCGAGGACTCAGCCTGCGGCTTCTCCACCAGGGGCCAGGGCCTCTGGATGCGCCAGACCAATGCCACAGGCCACACTGCCTGGGGCCCTCGTGCTGACCACACCACGGAGACGGCTCAGGGTACAGGCCTGGAGAGGGGGCCAAGGGactggaggcagggcagggggctggggcaggcaggctGACGCTGGCATCTCCTAGGGCACTACATGGTGGTGAACACGagcccacaggccctgccccGCGGCCACATAGCCTCCCTGACCTCAGAGGAGCACAGGCCACtggcccagcctgcctgcctgacCTTCTGGTACCACCTGAGCCTCCAAAACCCAGGTGAGGAGCTGCGGGAGGAGAGGCGGAATGGTCCCCACAGGCCCCTGTGCCAAGGCCACTGGGAGCCCAGACCCTGTGCCTGTGCGGGACCCTGAGCGGGCCTTCTTCCCCCACTGCTGCTGATCTGGGCGGGCCGCTTGGCGTGGCAGGCACCCTGCAGGTCCACGTGGAGGAGGCCAGGAGACGCCAGGTGCTCAGCATCAGTGCCCATGGAGGGTTTGCCTGGCGCCTGGGCAGCGTGGATGTACAGGCTGAGCAGGCCTGGAGGGTGAGTGTGCAGGTGGGTCCTTCCTCACCCTCAAAGGCTCCAGACTATGTGAGGCTACTCTGCCCTGTGCCTGCCCAGGTGGTGTTTGAGGCTGTGGCCGCCGGCGTGGAGCACTCCTACATCGCTCTGGACGACCTGCTCCTCCAGGACGGGCCCTGCCCTCGGCCAGGTGGGAGCCCTGCCACCTGGCCCCAGGACCTGCTATGGCTCATGGGTGGCACCAGCTCTGTACTGACCTCAAGACGCCAGGCCTGACCCCTGCTCCCAGCAGTGGTGGTGCCCCAgggatggggggccaggggccACACCACTCACCGCACAGGTCCTTGCAGCTTCCTGTGACTTTGAGGctggcctgtgtggctggagccacctgccctggcccagcctgggcgGATACAGCTGGGATTGGAGCAGTGGAGACACACCCTCCCGCTACCCCCAGCCCAGTGTGGACCACACCCTGGGCACGGAGGCAGGTGGGTCTGAGCTGGGGGAAGGGACCCCAGAGACACACCCAGGGGTACTCGCCCCACCCCAACCAGGGCCAACCGGCTCCGCTCATCCAGGCTCCCATCAGGGTCAGAGGCCCCAAgtcagggggtgggggtgctccATCTGGTCAGCCAGGCACTCGCCCTCTCTCATCCCCAGGCCACTTTGCTCTCTTTGAAACTGGCgtgctggggcctgggggccGGGCGGCCTGGCTGCGcagccagcctctgcctcccaccGTGGTCTCCTGCCTCCGCTTCTGGTACCACATGGGCTTTCCCGAGCACTTCTGTGAGTCAGACCAGCACTGATCGCCTGGGCAGCGGGGGGAGCAGGGCCCAGGGGCAGCCCCGTCACATGCTGGGTCAAGGACCTGACCCACCCTGGCCCCCTACCCTCAGACAAGGGTGAGCTGAGGGTGCTCCTGAGCAGTGCCCAGGGCCAGCTGGTCCTGTGGGGTGCGGGCGGGCACCTGCGGCACCAGTGGCTGGAAAGCCGCCTGGAAGTGGCCAGCACTGAGGAGTTCCAGGTGAGGCCAGGAGACCTCAGAGGCTCAGGCGGGGTTATCCTTCTCCTCGGATCCACACAACCTCTTTTCTCCACCTATCAGATCGTGTTTGAAGCCACGCTGGGTggccagccagccctggggcccatTGCCCTGGATGACATTGAGTATCTGGCCGGGCAGCGCTGCCAGCTGCCTGCACCCAGCCAGGGTAAGCCCTGCCCAGGGCAGCTGGCCCTGCTCTGGGTCTGGGCCTTAGTCGGGCTTAGTGGCTCGTGGCCTATGTGGCTGCCAGTGGCCCCGTTCCTGGCCTGAGGAGAGCTGCCAAGGCTGAATCCTgtactgtcccctcccctcctgcgtTGGGCCATCCCTTGTGCCTGGTCCCTCAGGAGTCGTGTCAGCTGGCgctgccccctccctgggcctctgcactCCAGGGTGGGCTGGACCCTGGAGGAGGTGCCGGGTCAGGCCAGACGGCAGCCACCCATTCCAGTCCTTGGAGCACTCGCTATTGCTGCACGCTGAGGGTGGTCTAGCCTGGGGCCGTGAGTCCCCCAGGTCTGCTGCCAGCAGCTGCCAGCCTGCCAGGTCCCAGCCTCAGCCTGGAGCCTTGTGCTGGCACGAGTGGCACCCTCCTTTGGAGAGTGGACCCCAAAGCCCTCTGCGGGAGCAGGGACCAGCTGGCCCCAGGTGTCCACCTCGGGTGTGGGGCTGACAAGGAGGGCTGGAGTCTCGGAGTCACATGCCCTGTACCCACAGGGGACGCGGCAGTGGCCACATCTCAGGCCACAGTGCCAGCTGTGGTTGGCggtgccctcctcctcctcgtgcTCCTGGTACTGCTGGCACTCGTGGGAAGGCACTGGCTGTGGAAGAAGGGGGACTGTGCCTTTGGGGCCAAGAGGGCAGCTGCAGCCCCAGGCTTTGACAACATTCTCTTCAATGCGGTAGGAGCCCCTGGCTGGGGGCGGTGGGCAGGAGCTGCTGCACCCCGCGCTCAGCCTGATCACTAACAGGAAGCAGTGGGACAGGACCCTCCCAGCTGCCTGCTGCCCGGCCGTCACGaagctccttccctccctcttagGATGGTGTCATCCTGCCGGTGTCGGTCACCAACGACCAGTAGACGACTCAGAAAGGCCTCAGTTAGTCACAGGAGCCCCCACCGCACCCAGGACGCACCAAGACCCCACGTGCCCCGACCCTGCAGAGACAGCACCTCAGACACGGTCCTCACGCTGACAATAAACGCCCATCAGGGCAGCCCTGCTTGCTGGCTGAGGTCTGTGTATGCACTGCCTGTCAGCGCAAAGTTGGGCTCCTTGGGATCCCGCATCCAACCCAACCTGCCTGAGTGGACATGCTTGGGGGCACCTCCCACATCTCAGTGActcaagtgacagaaaacaggCGGGCCAAACCAGAAAGGGACAGGGGCT
Above is a genomic segment from Equus przewalskii isolate Varuska chromosome 26, EquPr2, whole genome shotgun sequence containing:
- the MAMDC4 gene encoding apical endosomal glycoprotein isoform X2 encodes the protein MPLPGHLLPALVLLLAGFPGWAWVPNHCKTPSEAVCNFVCDCRDCSDEAQCGYQGASPTVGAPFVCDFEQDSCGWRDISTSGYSWLRDRAGAVLEGPGPHSDHTLGTDLGWYMAVGTHRGKEVSTAALRSPILHEAGPACELRLWYHTASGDVAELRLELTHSMETLTLWQSSGPWGPGWQELVVATGRIRGNFQVTFSATRNATHRGTVALDDLAFWGCGLPTPQARCLPGHHHCQNKACVEPHQLCDGDDNCGDGSDEDTPLCSHHMATNFETGLGLWDNLEGWARNHSTSSPERPAWPRRDHSWNSAQGSFLVSVAEPSAPAILSSPEFQASGPHNCSLVFYHYLHGSEAGSLQLLLQTGGPGAPQAPVLLRRRHGELGAMWVRDRVDIQSKHPFRIVLAGQTGPGGIVGLDDLILSDHCKPVLVVSGPPPGLWAPVPWPQPSSLQPWDFCEPGHLSCGDLCVPPEQLCDFQQQCMGGEDEQECGTTDFETPMAGGWEDASVGRLQWGRHLAQESRVPSTHASGAAAGYFLSVQRAWGQLTAEARVLTPALGPSGPRCELHMAYYFQSHPQGFLALVVVEDGNRELVWQVPSSSSGGWKVDTVLLGARHRPFWLEFVGLVDLDGPGHQGAGVDNLIMKDCSPTATSESDTEISCNFERDTCGWHISHLTDSHWHRMESHGPGYDHTTGRGYFMLLDPTDPPARGPGAQLLTQPQVPAGSRECLSFWYHLHGPQIGTLRLVMRRDGEVDTHLWSRSGTHGNRWHEAWATLHHQLDSGTKYQLLFEGLRNGYHGTMALDDVAVRPGPCWAPKRCSFEDSACGFSTRGQGLWMRQTNATGHTAWGPRADHTTETAQGHYMVVNTSPQALPRGHIASLTSEEHRPLAQPACLTFWYHLSLQNPGTLQVHVEEARRRQVLSISAHGGFAWRLGSVDVQAEQAWRVSVQVGPSSPSKAPDYVRLLCPVPAQVVFEAVAAGVEHSYIALDDLLLQDGPCPRPASCDFEAGLCGWSHLPWPSLGGYSWDWSSGDTPSRYPQPSVDHTLGTEAGHFALFETGVLGPGGRAAWLRSQPLPPTVVSCLRFWYHMGFPEHFYKGELRVLLSSAQGQLVLWGAGGHLRHQWLESRLEVASTEEFQVRPGDLRGSGGVILLLGSTQPLFSTYQIVFEATLGGQPALGPIALDDIEYLAGQRCQLPAPSQGDAAVATSQATVPAVVGGALLLLVLLVLLALVGRHWLWKKGDCAFGAKRAAAAPGFDNILFNADGVILPVSVTNDQ
- the MAMDC4 gene encoding apical endosomal glycoprotein isoform X3, whose translation is MPLPGHLLPALVLLLGFPGWAWVPNHCKTPSEAVCNFVCDCRDCSDEAQCGYQGASPTVGAPFVCDFEQDSCGWRDISTSGYSWLRDRAGAVLEGPGPHSDHTLGTDLGWYMAVGTHRGKEVSTAALRSPILHEAGPACELRLWYHTASGDVAELRLELTHSMETLTLWQSSGPWGPGWQELVVATGRIRGNFQVTFSATRNATHRGTVALDDLAFWGCGLPTPQARCLPGHHHCQNKACVEPHQLCDGDDNCGDGSDEDTPLCSHHMATNFETGLGLWDNLEGWARNHSTSSPERPAWPRRDHSWNSAQGSFLVSVAEPSAPAILSSPEFQASGPHNCSLVFYHYLHGSEAGSLQLLLQTGGPGAPQAPVLLRRRHGELGAMWVRDRVDIQSKHPFRIVLAGQTGPGGIVGLDDLILSDHCKPVLVVSGPPPGLWAPVPWPQPSSLQPWDFCEPGHLSCGDLCVPPEQLCDFQQQCMGGEDEQECGTTDFETPMAGGWEDASVGRLQWGRHLAQESRVPSTHASGAAAGYFLSVQRAWGQLTAEARVLTPALGPSGPRCELHMAYYFQSHPQGFLALVVVEDGNRELVWQVPSSSSGGWKVDTVLLGARHRPFWLEFVGLVDLDGPGHQGAGVDNLIMKDCSPTATSESDTEISCNFERDTCGWHISHLTDSHWHRMESHGPGYDHTTGRGYFMLLDPTDPPARGPGAQLLTQPQVPAGSRECLSFWYHLHGPQIGTLRLVMRRDGEVDTHLWSRSGTHGNRWHEAWATLHHQLDSGTKYQLLFEGLRNGYHGTMALDDVAVRPGPCWAPKRCSFEDSACGFSTRGQGLWMRQTNATGHTAWGPRADHTTETAQGHYMVVNTSPQALPRGHIASLTSEEHRPLAQPACLTFWYHLSLQNPGTLQVHVEEARRRQVLSISAHGGFAWRLGSVDVQAEQAWRVSVQVGPSSPSKAPDYVRLLCPVPAQVVFEAVAAGVEHSYIALDDLLLQDGPCPRPASCDFEAGLCGWSHLPWPSLGGYSWDWSSGDTPSRYPQPSVDHTLGTEAGHFALFETGVLGPGGRAAWLRSQPLPPTVVSCLRFWYHMGFPEHFYKGELRVLLSSAQGQLVLWGAGGHLRHQWLESRLEVASTEEFQVRPGDLRGSGGVILLLGSTQPLFSTYQIVFEATLGGQPALGPIALDDIEYLAGQRCQLPAPSQGDAAVATSQATVPAVVGGALLLLVLLVLLALVGRHWLWKKGDCAFGAKRAAAAPGFDNILFNADGVILPVSVTNDQ
- the MAMDC4 gene encoding apical endosomal glycoprotein isoform X9; translated protein: MPLPGHLLPALVLLLAGFPGWAWVPNHCKTPSEAVCNFVCDCRDCSDEAQCGYQGASPTVGAPFVCDFEQDSCGWRDISTSGYSWLRDRAGAVLEGPGPHSDHTLGTDLGWYMAVGTHRGKEVSTAALRSPILHEAGPACELRLWYHTASGDVAELRLELTHSMETLTLWQSSGPWGPGWQELVVATGRIRGNFQVTFSATRNATHRGTVALDDLAFWGCGLPTPQARCLPGHHHCQNKACVEPHQLCDGDDNCGDGSDEDTPLCSHHMATNFETGLGLWDNLEGWARNHSTSSPERPAWPRRDHSWNSAQGSFLVSVAEPSAPAILSSPEFQASGPHNCSLVFYHYLHGSEAGSLQLLLQTGGPGAPQAPVLLRRRHGELGAMWVRDRVDIQSKHPFRIVLAGQTGPGGIVGLDDLILSDHCKPVLVVSGPPPGLWAPVPWPQPSSLQPWDFCEPGHLSCGDLCVPPEQLCDFQQQCMGGEDEQECGTTDFETPMAGGWEDASVGRLQWGRHLAQESRVPSTHASGAAAGYFLSVQRAWGQLTAEARVLTPALGPSGPRCELHMAYYFQSHPQGFLALVVVEDGNRELVWQVPSSSSGGWKVDTVLLGARHRPFWLEFVGLVDLDGPGHQGAGVDNLIMKDCSPTATSESDTEISCNFERDTCGWHISHLTDSHWHRMESHGPGYDHTTGRGYFMLLDPTDPPARGPGAQLLTQPQVPAGSRECLSFWYHLHGPQIGTLRLVMRRDGEVDTHLWSRSGTHGNRWHEAWATLHHQLDSGTKYQLLFEGLRNGYHGTMALDDVAVRPGPCWAPKRCSFEDSACGFSTRGQGLWMRQTNATGHTAWGPRADHTTETAQGHYMVVNTSPQALPRGHIASLTSEEHRPLAQPACLTFWYHLSLQNPGTLQVHVEEARRRQVLSISAHGGFAWRLGSVDVQAEQAWRVVFEAVAAGVEHSYIALDDLLLQDGPCPRPASCDFEAGLCGWSHLPWPSLGGYSWDWSSGDTPSRYPQPSVDHTLGTEAGHFALFETGVLGPGGRAAWLRSQPLPPTVVSCLRFWYHMGFPEHFYKGELRVLLSSAQGQLVLWGAGGHLRHQWLESRLEVASTEEFQIVFEATLGGQPALGPIALDDIEYLAGQRCQLPAPSQGDAAVATSQATVPAVVGGALLLLVLLVLLALVGRHWLWKKGDCAFGAKRAAAAPGFDNILFNADGVILPVSVTNDQ
- the MAMDC4 gene encoding apical endosomal glycoprotein isoform X1; amino-acid sequence: MWDGPGQTGRGVILPQATWLSLLAAGFPGWAWVPNHCKTPSEAVCNFVCDCRDCSDEAQCGYQGASPTVGAPFVCDFEQDSCGWRDISTSGYSWLRDRAGAVLEGPGPHSDHTLGTDLGWYMAVGTHRGKEVSTAALRSPILHEAGPACELRLWYHTASGDVAELRLELTHSMETLTLWQSSGPWGPGWQELVVATGRIRGNFQVTFSATRNATHRGTVALDDLAFWGCGLPTPQARCLPGHHHCQNKACVEPHQLCDGDDNCGDGSDEDTPLCSHHMATNFETGLGLWDNLEGWARNHSTSSPERPAWPRRDHSWNSAQGSFLVSVAEPSAPAILSSPEFQASGPHNCSLVFYHYLHGSEAGSLQLLLQTGGPGAPQAPVLLRRRHGELGAMWVRDRVDIQSKHPFRIVLAGQTGPGGIVGLDDLILSDHCKPVLVVSGPPPGLWAPVPWPQPSSLQPWDFCEPGHLSCGDLCVPPEQLCDFQQQCMGGEDEQECGTTDFETPMAGGWEDASVGRLQWGRHLAQESRVPSTHASGAAAGYFLSVQRAWGQLTAEARVLTPALGPSGPRCELHMAYYFQSHPQGFLALVVVEDGNRELVWQVPSSSSGGWKVDTVLLGARHRPFWLEFVGLVDLDGPGHQGAGVDNLIMKDCSPTATSESDTEISCNFERDTCGWHISHLTDSHWHRMESHGPGYDHTTGRGYFMLLDPTDPPARGPGAQLLTQPQVPAGSRECLSFWYHLHGPQIGTLRLVMRRDGEVDTHLWSRSGTHGNRWHEAWATLHHQLDSGTKYQLLFEGLRNGYHGTMALDDVAVRPGPCWAPKRCSFEDSACGFSTRGQGLWMRQTNATGHTAWGPRADHTTETAQGHYMVVNTSPQALPRGHIASLTSEEHRPLAQPACLTFWYHLSLQNPGTLQVHVEEARRRQVLSISAHGGFAWRLGSVDVQAEQAWRVSVQVGPSSPSKAPDYVRLLCPVPAQVVFEAVAAGVEHSYIALDDLLLQDGPCPRPASCDFEAGLCGWSHLPWPSLGGYSWDWSSGDTPSRYPQPSVDHTLGTEAGHFALFETGVLGPGGRAAWLRSQPLPPTVVSCLRFWYHMGFPEHFYKGELRVLLSSAQGQLVLWGAGGHLRHQWLESRLEVASTEEFQVRPGDLRGSGGVILLLGSTQPLFSTYQIVFEATLGGQPALGPIALDDIEYLAGQRCQLPAPSQGDAAVATSQATVPAVVGGALLLLVLLVLLALVGRHWLWKKGDCAFGAKRAAAAPGFDNILFNADGVILPVSVTNDQ
- the MAMDC4 gene encoding apical endosomal glycoprotein isoform X4, whose product is MWDGPGQTGRGVILPQATWLSLLAAGFPGWAWVPNHCKTPSEAVCNFVCDCRDCSDEAQCGYQGASPTVGAPFVCDFEQDSCGWRDISTSGYSWLRDRAGAVLEGPGPHSDHTLGTDLGWYMAVGTHRGKEVSTAALRSPILHEAGPACELRLWYHTASGDVAELRLELTHSMETLTLWQSSGPWGPGWQELVVATGRIRGNFQVTFSATRNATHRGTVALDDLAFWGCGLPTPQARCLPGHHHCQNKACVEPHQLCDGDDNCGDGSDEDTPLCSHHMATNFETGLGLWDNLEGWARNHSTSSPERPAWPRRDHSWNSAQGSFLVSVAEPSAPAILSSPEFQASGPHNCSLVFYHYLHGSEAGSLQLLLQTGGPGAPQAPVLLRRRHGELGAMWVRDRVDIQSKHPFRIVLAGQTGPGGIVGLDDLILSDHCKPVLVVSGPPPGLWAPVPWPQPSSLQPWDFCEPGHLSCGDLCVPPEQLCDFQQQCMGGEDEQECGTTDFETPMAGGWEDASVGRLQWGRHLAQESRVPSTHASGAAAGYFLSVQRAWGQLTAEARVLTPALGPSGPRCELHMAYYFQSHPQGFLALVVVEDGNRELVWQVPSSSSGGWKVDTVLLGARHRPFWLEFVGLVDLDGPGHQGAGVDNLIMKDCSPTATSESDTEISCNFERDTCGWHISHLTDSHWHRMESHGPGYDHTTGRGYFMLLDPTDPPARGPGAQLLTQPQVPAGSRECLSFWYHLHGPQIGTLRLVMRRDGEVDTHLWSRSGTHGNRWHEAWATLHHQLDSGTKYQLLFEGLRNGYHGTMALDDVAVRPGPCWAPKRCSFEDSACGFSTRGQGLWMRQTNATGHTAWGPRADHTTETAQGHYMVVNTSPQALPRGHIASLTSEEHRPLAQPACLTFWYHLSLQNPGTLQVHVEEARRRQVLSISAHGGFAWRLGSVDVQAEQAWRVVFEAVAAGVEHSYIALDDLLLQDGPCPRPASCDFEAGLCGWSHLPWPSLGGYSWDWSSGDTPSRYPQPSVDHTLGTEAGHFALFETGVLGPGGRAAWLRSQPLPPTVVSCLRFWYHMGFPEHFYKGELRVLLSSAQGQLVLWGAGGHLRHQWLESRLEVASTEEFQVRPGDLRGSGGVILLLGSTQPLFSTYQIVFEATLGGQPALGPIALDDIEYLAGQRCQLPAPSQGDAAVATSQATVPAVVGGALLLLVLLVLLALVGRHWLWKKGDCAFGAKRAAAAPGFDNILFNADGVILPVSVTNDQ